The window TTGATGAGATTGGTGGCATGGCAACTTCCTGCATCCATGTCATTGACTTTGATCTCGGTGTTGGTGGTCAGTGGGCTTCCTTCTTGCAGGAGCTTGCCCACCGCCGGGGAGCTGGAGGTATGGCCTTGCCGTTGTTGAAGCTCACGGCTTTCATGTCGACTGCTTCTCACCATCCACTGGAGCTGCACCTTACCCAGGATAACCTCTCTCAGTTTGCCGCAGAGCTCAGAATTCCTTTCGAATTCAATGCCGTCAGTCTTGATGCATTCAATCCTGCGGAACTCATTTCTTCCTCTGGTGATGAAGTTGTTGCTGTTAGCCTCCCTGTTGGCTGCTCTGCTCGTGCACCACCGCTGCCAGCGATTCTTCGGTTGGTGAAACAGCTTTGTCCTAAGGTTGTCGTGGCTATTGATCATGGAGGTGATCGTGCAGACCTTCCATTCTCGCAGCATTTCCTGAATTGTTTCCAGTCCTGTGTGTTCCTCCTTGACTCGCTTGATGCTGCTGGTATTGATGCTGATTCTGCCTGCAAGATCGAGAGGTTCCTAATTCAACCAAGAGTTGAGGATGCAGTGATTGGGCGGCACAAGGCGCAGAAAGCTATAGCATGGAGGAGCGTTTTTGCAGCAACTGGGTTTAAGCCCGTTCAGCTCAGCAACCTCGCCGAGGCACAGGCAGACTGCCTCCTGAAGCGGGTGCAGGTCCGAGGATTCCATGTGGAGAAACGCGGAGCTGCTCTTACGCTCTACTGGCAGCGTGGGGAGCTTGTATCCATATCATCTTGGCGGTGCTGATCAGCCATAAGCTTCACTCCACCAAGGTTCCACCACCGTTTGCAAGCATCGACCACTCCAGTAATGTCCATTTATTCTTGCAATTAAATGTTGCAAATGAAATTGTTGTCTTGAGCTGTTGAACTCTTCATATTGCTTTTCGTTGCAGCTTATTAGCTAGCCTAGTGGATTTAGGAATATTGGTGTCAGTCTCTATAGCTAATGATGTTGCTTTAGGTTGTTGCCATGCTCTGCTCAATTAGCCATGATCATCTCATTGGAAACACTGCTTATGAGTAGAGACTAGAGGGTAATTTAACCTATCAAATGGTTGTGTGGTACAGAATTAATATTATACTGCTGTTGCTCTGTAATTCTTTGGGTACGTTAGTTCTGCATTTCCATTGTTATGCATTGAACTGAAATGGATGCACAATGCATACCATTCTAATAGTTAGTGGGGATGGCTATCATAGGACTAAGACATATTGATATAACTACATATGACTTAGTACAGCAATAAAAGGTTTTGCCAAACAGCTCAAATATATTTGGAGTAATAGGTCATAATCAAGTTTCAGAAAGCGAAACAAAGATAATAAATTTCCACGTCATTCTCTCCTTTTTAGTTTGTGTAAGCTGTGCTTAGTAATTTTTGCAGATTAGAATATGATATGCAGAGCAACTACCGGTGTCGTAGTTGATTTTGCATAGCAATTGTGTATCTATCGATCTGCACAAGCTCCTGATTGAAATTCTCTCAAGTAAGTTTGTCTAAACTGGATCAAACCTTAGTTTATAACCCCCTTGACTGACCATCAACGGTACAAGAATGCCAAACGATGTTTCTTTCCACAacaaacaacaaaataaatttattttgtatCTCTACTCTAGAAATGGATAGCCAATGTGTAAAAATATATTGCCCGTAACATGAGAACTTCACGCTTCACAGTCCATTCAGTTATATTTCCACAATAGACGTAATTCCAGGATAACATGACGAGGGCGAAACTAAAAATGCTTATTGTAACTTCCATGTTATGTCCTGTGACGAGGACACGAGGTATGCATATATTCCCATTGGCGAGATGGTACATAAATCAATCCTTGTAAACTTGTCACCTTGGTTTTAGACCGTATTCCATTTCGGGAGAGGCCTAGTTTTCTTGGTGATATGTTGTAAACTTGTCGGTGTTGGTAATTTGCCGGATTTGCTCCATGTGTATCCCACATCTACTTTGACTCCATTTCACTGCATTACTGGACACTGTAATTGTCATCGTCTGAGTTGTTTCACTCTACAGTGGAGACATTTCTAGGCTatttttttatgcatatctACTGCTTCAATAATGCACATACATACACCTGCACATACATACACCTCTACCCGTGCTATCATGTGATTGTGTCCTATACCTCGGATTAGAAAATGTGAAGGGCTATTCTATTAACGACTGGAGAGTTGATTAAATTTACTACAGAACTGGGAAAGACCCGGACAAGAACACTGGCTACTATCAGGGCTTATTTCATCTTTGCTCATCTCCCACATGGACGTGTCCCCTCCTGCATGATCGCCTGCCCCTGCATTTCCTTCCATCCATTTACAAAAACTAATCACCTGGAGTCTCAATTATAAAACTAgttttttatgatttgaaatTTCTGAAACTCCGAATTAATTAATAGAGTTGTACTCGATCTAGATTCTCAAATATTATGTTATACGATTTAACAAATTCTGAATTAATGAACATAAAGTTATACCCCCTTTGAAGTCTTGGGTATAGTGTTTTTATGATTTAACAATACCGGAATTCAGGATTAATATACATTAATAAATATTGTGTTGTAAGGGCAGTTTCAACCCTCCACTTAGGATAGGATGGTGTTTatagcattaactacattgtcatgtaggacttttaacttatgtggcactatattaattaagagagaaaTGAAGAGATGAAGAAACTGGGTCttatgcaagacacagctttaacacgagaacctatgcactagacactatcaagttttgcattagGAGAGAATaatgtcttcataatagatgaagaataaatatgattggtagagaagagaaatgatatatttattaatggtccactttaagaaaccatgggttgtggagtgtagtttctattgtggTGTCTTGttgacatggcaccatagaCACTACTTATGGATACtgtgggttgggactgccctaaggcctcgattagtattttttataatctaataatttTGAAATTCCAATAGTTGAAATTAACAAACACCGAGTTATGCTTAGTTTAGAATCTCGATAATAATATCTCTATGATCGCATAATTCTGAAatcaaaattaataaatattagTACTAGTTAAAATTGATTGTTTAAAATGTATAGCACGTGCAGGTGCACTACTTGCATAATTGATGGCTAGTTAAAGGGAACGTATTTTATGCGCTTAAGTTTTTCGTGTACATATCATGTATACTAGCtaacaaatttcaaaaaaaaaatctaaaataaaattatacagGTACTTTTATTAGTATTACTTATGTGTCAAGTTTTAcctttaaatttattatatttagcCTAAAGAAAAGGATAAAATTCCTGACAATTTCAAGAGTATAAATCGGTtcgaattttatctttttttcaatcatatataaaataaatttgaaaatgagACTTTACACATAAATGTACTACTAAAAGTACATGTACAATTTTTTCTCGTAATTTTTCTAGAAGTTTGTTATGTGTGCACAATGCGGATACGAGAAAACTTATATGCATGGAATGCGTTTACTAATTAAAAAGTAACAACAATGCGAGTGTAAAATATAGGGGTATACCGAGAACTGGCCTGGTCGAAGACGATTTGTGGCTTGATCCTAGCCTGATCCACCATGTTTGTCTGGCCAAGGACCTTGTTTGCTTGCCATACGGAGATCCTCTGCTGCTCACCTGGAACGATCCATCTTTGCCTCGCAAATTGCAATTAGCCTGGGCTTCAAGGCGGCAGCGACGATTTTATGATTACCACGGTAATCTTAATCTCGTAGTACGCCACAAACCGCCGCCGCTGAATCCCGTTTGGCCGGATCCTGCCATGACTTGTCACTCAGATCCCACAACCTACACGAAGCCACTCCCGTAGGTCTCCTTCCCAAATCCTTGACGGATCCGCGAAGCCATCCGCCGCGCAAAGCTCTCGCCATGGCCTGCCGGCTCACCggatctcgccgtcgccgcggtttTGCGCGAAGAAGCCGGAGAGGCACAGAAGTCGATGGCGGCTTGTCCAATCTTTCCGCCCACATTGCTGTAGCCTGAAGCCTGAAGCCGTAATTCCGTAAAGCAGTTGATCGGAAGCGATAGAAAGCGGTAAATGTGTTTTTGGCGAAGCTTCTGCGGAATAAAACTTGCAGGATTTTCAGCGGAATTTTTTACATCGACATAGATTTTGGAAGTACAATTAGATTCTATGagtctgtttggcacagctccaactccagcccAGCTAAACAATTTCAGCTCCACCTGATAGGGAGCGTAGCTGGGTGGAGCGCTCTCACGAAATAAACTAGGAAGGTGGAGCAGGGTTTAGGAAGCTCcataactccactccagactaaACTCTTAGAGCTAAATTTAGAAATTGGAGCTGTATCAAACATGGCCTATATGCAATTATTATTTTCACTATCAAAATACCCGTGATGAAGAGATTTTTCATTGTAAAGGTTATCACttattgcaagttgcaacatacaaatatattttgtttgtataatatatatttagaGTTTATgccttaaaaaaatgaattttagcGGTTTGCCTAATGAAAAGCTGTAATGGACGGGGAAATGTGGATATCCATCCATCTACAACCATTGACATTCAAGTAGTCTTAAACTCGAATTTCAATGTCTAAcatcccctctccccctctcctcaaCCAATAAAGAAAAAGCACGCCCTCATCTTTCAATTGTTCACCTCACATCTCAGAAAGTTCGAGCCACCGGCCCACCTTTCAAACCACCGATGACATGACATCCtggctctctcctctcccgcgtcACTGCTGCTCATCCTCACATACCTTAGACACGCCTACGCCCCTCCCTCCCACACACCATCGCTATTGACATCGCAGGGCAAGATCTCCAGTTCAGCTTGAATCGATTGTCCTGTCTCTAGCTACTAGCTTAGGTGCATCATCCCCACTCACGCGCCTCGAGATTCAGGAACTTTGGCCtggtttagttggtgaaatgaaaatttttgagtgtcacatcggacgtttgaccggatgtcggaaggggtttttggacacaaatgaaaaaactaatttcataactcgcctgaaaaccgcaagacggatcttttgagcctaattaatccgtcattagcatatgtgggttattgtagcacttatggctaatcatggactaattaggctcaaaagattcgtctcgcgatttacatgcaaactgtgcaattagtttttctttttatctatatttaatgcttcatatatgtgtccaaagattcgatgtgatgtttttaggaaaaaatttttggaactaaacaaggcctctaTAGAAATATGGAGAGGAAACTAGTTGTATTGGGATATCGAGTGTTGAATATAAAGAGTCTACTGGAGCGTGCAGAAATATAGAAATGGTATGTTAAGGAGAATCACTCATATGGATGGAAGAAAAGCTTGTTGACTCTAAATTTGATCCAACACTCGAATGCCTGAGAGATTTACTTGACTCTAGTGTAGATCCTAAATTTCAGGTTCAAAGCATACCTTAGTTGACTCTAAATTTGATCTAACACTCGAAGGCCTGAGAGATTTATTTGACTCTAGTGTAGATTCTAAATTTCAGGTTCAAAGCATACTGGAATTTAGGATATACACTAGAGTCGAGTAAATCTCTCAGGCCTTCGAGTGTTGGATCAAATTTATAGTCAACTAGGTTGATCCTGTATGTTTTGATCAGTAAAGAAAGATACTTCGATTGTTTATACGTTATATAAGCTTAGCCGATGATAGCACATTTCTTTATCAAAAGCAATCTTACTATATCGGACTTAACGGAGATAATATAAAATTGAAGTTGATAAGAGGATATTTAACTACTGAGTATACACAATTAATAACAAAATTTTACTTAATTAACTACAATCTAATAGATCAGATTCAACCCAGTACAAGATTGATAGCAATAGGTAGATCTAATTAAGCCGATAGATTCTATACAAAGTAATGGATATATAAGTCAAGCTAAGATAGCAAAACAATCAAAGAAAAAGCGGATATATGGGAAGACGGTGTttgtaataaattgattagaaTGTCGGACCGAAGCGAGAGTCATAACTAGGTCGATACAAACAAAGTTGATGAAACTTACCTTCTCGCTGAAAATTGTGACGATGTATCCTGCTCGAATAACTAAGAACTCGCTAAAAAGGGTGGTGATGTGTCAGAAATTGTATATTGACTAGCAAAAGTGTCCGTGcgcgtgcgttgcaccgggtgataacggagtgtgtatattgaccaaaagtgttgtttggtttagcaaaagtgcccgtgtgttgcaacgggaagCGTACATATCAGAAAAATatacaattaattaaaatacaaatttgctaaaatatttggtatttttaagtaggtatatgtgtataattaaataaatttacaagtaaagcaagtgtgagaaataactataattgtaatgcttctaaaaaaatgagcactaaaaatgaacttactctcttttttttcggcccgaggaacctaaaatagacttatttccggcCCTTGCCAGTCGGCCCACGGCCTTTTGCGCATGCGCGGGCTCACTTCCCCtccccaggccgcaacctgggcttGGGCCGGAAAAGTGGCCTCACTCTCGATCCCTCTTGGGCTGATTTCAGCCCGGATGACACCGGCCGTCCGATCTCTAGGGttttgatcggacggccgagctTCGATATCGGGGAAACAAAACCCCCTCACTCCcagccgccgaaaccctagcccatttccctcccctccctcccatctcacTTCGTTGCCCTCCCCTCCGTGCCCCCGAGCGGCAGCGGCACCCCTCCTCCCGTGAGCGGCGGCGacccgcggcggcgccctccccccgagcaacgtcggcggcggcgccctcccccccAGCagaggcggcgccctccccccgcGAGCGGCGATGACgtctcctccaccaccggcgtcgcggccgcgtcctcccccaccaccggcagcgcggcggcattctcccccaccaccggcggcgcccgGGGAGGCGATCCTCTCTCtcaaagcgacggcggcgcccctcctcctctccctctcgggtcggcggcggcgggttggtggcggccgcggcggatccgagggtgggggcggcggcggcggcggctccctccaccCCCTCTAGCCTCCCTCCCGCGGtagatccggcggcggctgcgtctcccttctcccctctcgcctccctcctgccccagatccggcggcgatggcggtgtcggcggcgtcggcggtggcggcggccgcgggccggcagtggcttcctcctcccctctcaccTCCCTCCCGCCCTAGATCCGGCAGCGATAGATCCGACGGcggtgtcggcgtcggcggcggtgcccccaccacccacggcggcgtcggcggcaccctcccccaccaccggcggaggatctagcgggaggggaggcaccccgtgagcgacggcgacggcgcccctcctcccgtgagcggcggcggccctctcccccaccaccggagagcgccctccgccgccgctgccggcggatctagcgggagggaccggcggaggcggcgctctcccctccaccagatccAGCAGGAGGGGAGCCGCTGGCGGCCAGCCGTCCCTGTGGCGGTgacagcgacggcggtggttcggcaacgacggcggcggcggcggcgaccccctTGATCTAATTTTTGGTTTTGATTTGgatatatatgtgtacatgtaTCATGATTTGTGTGATTGAACTCCGATTGTGATTTTTTTCCGGGGTTTGATTGCATACggattgggatttttttttggagggggggggggcgacgAAGCGGGACGAAAAACCGGtgtgacgaccggaaaaatccgaatatttatattacttatatatttgttgataatttACAAGGCTTGTGTGCACTTATATTTATGCCCCTAACCTAACTGAGTTTGATTCGAATACAATTCAATCGACTAAAAACTTATCTCCTAAAAAGAAATGTAAATCTAAAAAACCTGCCTAAACGTAAGTACACGACATATAATTTCAAAAGTAAATCTAATACTATCTTAAACAACCTGATACACTTTTCAACAAAACCAACTCAATTGATGGCGTCAATTACTTCCATTGACCCGTGTTTTACCAAAGACTATGTCAAATTTTACCGTTAACAGTTTGGTTTGGACTCGTATTAATTGGCTCTCAAGCTGAGCCCAAGCCTCCTTCATATACAGCCCTAGCTGTGGGtgtagagagaggagaggatgaAGGGATCTGCTAGCACATGGTGGTAGTGTGGATGGTGCCGGTAGCCGACTTAGATGAAACTCTCGCCATCTCATGGTGTCTCAACATAACACCGCGGGCACCGCTTTAGCCACTACTCTCCTCATCTCCCTTCCCTCTTCTCCTTGGCTCCACACTCActccctcctgccgccgccgccgccacgctgcgCCGTTGGCCGGTGGCATGATGTGCGTGAAAATCCAACCTCATATAGCATTTAGTCTATACGATCGGATGCTGTTGTATAAGTATGTGATAAAATAGGCGGTATATTTAAGGATAAATTTAAAATACTATTTTAGTAAAAAGTAAATTTTAAatagtaaaattattttttggtcaTGTTCTTTTTATAGGGGTGGAAAATACGAGCAGATAAAACATATAGTAGGGCGTTAAAAAGACGACGCTAGGAGCAGAGCCGATTGAAAACGATACAGGGAGAGAGAGTGACACTTTTAAACCTTTTTTATGTTGCACGCATCCAGGGAGGATGGCAGCGGAGAGAGAAGAGTCCACCAcacagaggagaggagaggagagagagaccgTAGCAAGAGGAGTAGTAGTAGAGGAGAGCAGAGAGCCGAGGACTTGGCCaggagagagaaggggtagGGGGAGACCGGGAGAGAGGTTGCAGCAGAGGCAGAGCCAACTGCACAAGGCAAGGGGCACGCAGCCACGCAGTGCTCCTGCTTGCCCTGCCCCTGCCCACCCCCACCTCCTCGCTGTTCTACTGCTGCTCTACTCTGGCTGGCAACGCATCGCGTCGCGCGCCCAAGCAAAGGCTCCATCAAACACACaccaagaaagaagaagaaaaaaaaatcccccgcCACGCCGGGCTGCTCCAGATCTCTCAGCCGCGCGCGCGATTATGTGGGATTAGGTAGATGAGGGCGGCGCTGTTCGGTGCCGAGAGGAGCGGGGTAGTGGACctcggcggcatcggcggcggtaACAGGGGGCTGTTTTGGCCGGCGGGGAAGGGGggcctggtggtggtggagccgAGGTCGGTGCTGGACTGCACGCGCAGCCCGAGCCCGCGCAATTCCACCTCGACGCTGTCGTCGtcccagggcggcggcggggcggactCGACCGGTGTGGCGGCGGTTTCGgagagcagcgccgccgccgccgaagccacCAAATGGGGAGCCCCCGGGGAAcacgggggcggcggtggcggcggtggcggcggtgggaagGAGGACTGGAGCAGCGGCTGTGAGTTGCCCCCGATACCGGGGACCCTGGATGTGGGGCTCGTCGGAGGAGAGGGCTGGGACACCATGCtcggcaacgccgccgccgccgcagccgggcAGGATCAGTCGTTCTTGAACTGGATCATTGGGGCCGCCGGCGACCTGGAGCAGCCCGGGCCGCCGCTTCTTGACAATGCGGGATTCGGGATCCCGGCCGTCGACCCGCTGGGCTTCTCTCTGGACCACTCCCTCAGCGGCGTCGCCTCCGACCTGTCGTCCTCCGGTGCGCACACCGCaaccggcggcgcgggtggcggCAAGGCTTCCCTAGGATTCGGTCTCTTCTCGCCGGAAGCCACCTCTctcgagcagccgccgccgccgatgctgtTCCACGAAGGTATCGACACGAAGCCCCCTCTTCTGGGCGCGCAGCCGCCGGGCCTCCTCAACCACTATCACCACCAGCCGCCGAATCCCGCCGCAACCTTCTTCATGCCTCACCCATCCTTCCCCGAACACAATCACCAGTCGCCACTCCTCCAGCCACCGCCCAAACGCCACCACTCCATGCCTGATGACATCTACCTCGCCCGTAACCAGCTaccgcctgcggcggcggcggcgcagggtcTCCCGTTTTCACCACTACATGCCTCGGTTCCGTTCCAGCTCcagccttcgccgccaccgattCGCGGGGCGATGAAGACGACGGCTGCGGAGGCCGCGCAGCAGCAGTTGCTGGACGAACTGGcagcggcggcaaaggcaaCCGAGGCTGGCAATTCCGTCGGCGCGCGCGAGATATTGGCGCGGCTCAATCAACAGCTCCCCCCTCTTGGGAAGcccttcctccgctccgcctcCTACCTCAGGGAGGCCCTCCTCCTCGCACTCGCTGACAGCCACCATGGCGTCTCCAGCGTCACCACGCCGCTCGACGTTGCCCTCAAGCTCGCGGCCTACAAGTCGTTCTCCGACCTGTCGCCCGTGCTGCAGTTTGCAAACTTCACGGCAACTCAGGCACTTCTTGATGAAATTGGTGGCACCGCAACTTCCTGCATACATGTCATTGACTTCGATCTCGGTGTTGGCGGTCAGTGGGCTTCCTTCTTGCAGGAGCTTGCGCACCGCCGTGCTGCTGGAGGTGTGACCTTGCCATTGTTGAAGCTAACAGCTTTCGTGTCGACTGCTTCCCACCATCCATTGGAGCTGCACCTTACCCAGGATAACCTTTCTCAGTTTGCCGCAGACCTTGGAATTCCTTTTGAGTTCAATGCCGTCAGTCTTGATGCATTCAATCCTGGGGAGCTTATTTCTTCAACTGGTGATGAAGTTGTGGCTGTTAGCCTCCCTGTTGGTTGCTCCGCTCGTGCACCACCGCTGCCAGCAATCCTTCGTTTGGTGAAGCAGCTTAGTCCGAAGATTGTGGTGGCTATTGACCATGGAGCTGATCGTGCAGACCTTTCATTCTCGCAGCACTTCCTGAATTGTTTCCAGTCTTGCGTGTTCCTCCTTGACTCACTTGATGCTGCTGGTATTGATGCTGATTCTGCCTGCAAGATTGAGAGGTTTCTGATTCAGCCTAGAGTTCATGATATGGTGCTTGGACGGCACAAGGTACACAAAGCAATAGCATGGAGGAGTGTTTTTGCAGCAGCTGGGTTTAAGCCTGTTCCACCCAGCAACCTTGCCGAGGCACAGGCAGACTGCCTCCTGAAGCGAGTGCAGGTCCGAGGATTCCATGTGGAGAAGTGCGGAGCTGCTCTCACGCTCTACTGGCAGCGTGGTGAGCTTGTCTCCATATCATCATGGCGGTGCTGATCAGCCATAAGCTTCACCCCACCAATGTTCCACCAGCGCTTGCAAGCATTGTCAACTCCAGTAATGTGCATTTTGTTTTGCAATTAAATGTTGCAACGGAAATTGTTGTCTCAAGTTGTTGAACACCTCATATTGCTTTTCATCACAGCTTATTAGCTAGGCCTAGTGGATTTAGCAATATCGGTGTCAATCTCTGTAGTTAATGATGCTGCTTTAGGTTCTTACCATGCTCTGCTCTATTAGCCATTATCATCAAATTCAAGACACTGCTGATGAGTAGAGAGGATAATTTGACCTATCAAATGGTTCTGTGGTACAGAATTGATATTTGCTTGCTGTTGCTGTGTTAATTGTGCATTTCTGTTGTTATGCTTATGGATTGAACTGAAATGGATGCATTTCTGTATTTCAATTTTGCAATGGTAGAAATCATTCAAGGCAATGGGAATGGCTATAATAGGAGTAAACCATATGGATATATTGTACATAAGATTTACTACAGCTATATAGCCTTTTGGCAAACAGCAAAGGTTTCCGGGTATATTTGAATTCGTAATCAGGTTtcagaagagaaagaaagataTTTTTTGGAATTTATAATATGATGTGTTAAGGAGCCAATGGTGTCACCATCGTTTATCTGGCCACCTGTAGCTCCAAATTTTCAAAGTTTAGTTTGTCTATTTCTGGATGAAACGTTTTCTCAACAACCCTTGACTGACCATCAACTGTACAAGAGTGCCGATGATGTTTCTTTCCGCAACAAACAACAAAAAGAATATTGAGTATCCTCACTCTCCTGGAATGGATAGCCATATTGGCGCTTCATTTGCTAATGTGCCCAACACATAGAGCAAGTAACATGATAAATTCACGCTTCACAGTCCATTCAGTTATATTTCCACAATAGACTTAATGCCAGTATAACATGACGAGTGCAAAACTACAAATGCT of the Oryza sativa Japonica Group chromosome 2, ASM3414082v1 genome contains:
- the LOC4330231 gene encoding scarecrow-like protein 6, with product MRAALFGAERSGVVDLGGIGGGNRGLFWPAGKGGLVVVEPRSVLDCTRSPSPRNSTSTLSSSQGGGGADSTGVAAVSESSAAAAEATKWGAPGEHGGGGGGGGGGGKEDWSSGCELPPIPGTLDVGLVGGEGWDTMLGNAAAAAAGQDQSFLNWIIGAAGDLEQPGPPLLDNAGFGIPAVDPLGFSLDHSLSGVASDLSSSGAHTATGGAGGGKASLGFGLFSPEATSLEQPPPPMLFHEGIDTKPPLLGAQPPGLLNHYHHQPPNPAATFFMPHPSFPEHNHQSPLLQPPPKRHHSMPDDIYLARNQLPPAAAAAQGLPFSPLHASVPFQLQPSPPPIRGAMKTTAAEAAQQQLLDELAAAAKATEAGNSVGAREILARLNQQLPPLGKPFLRSASYLREALLLALADSHHGVSSVTTPLDVALKLAAYKSFSDLSPVLQFANFTATQALLDEIGGTATSCIHVIDFDLGVGGQWASFLQELAHRRAAGGVTLPLLKLTAFVSTASHHPLELHLTQDNLSQFAADLGIPFEFNAVSLDAFNPGELISSTGDEVVAVSLPVGCSARAPPLPAILRLVKQLSPKIVVAIDHGADRADLSFSQHFLNCFQSCVFLLDSLDAAGIDADSACKIERFLIQPRVHDMVLGRHKVHKAIAWRSVFAAAGFKPVPPSNLAEAQADCLLKRVQVRGFHVEKCGAALTLYWQRGELVSISSWRC